The Planctomycetota bacterium DNA window GGCGCGCGTGGTGATCGCCCGGCTCATGCTCCGCGAAGCCGACGTGCTGGTGCTTGACGAGCCGACCAACGATCTCGACATCCCGACGTTGAACGTCCTTGAACAAAGTCTGCTCGGCTTCCCCGGCGCGGTCGTGCTTGTCACACACGACCGCTACCTGCTGGACCGCGTGTCGACCGAACTTCTCGCGCTCGATGGCAAGGGCAATGCCCATCCCTACGCCGACCTGTCCCAGTGGGAGCGCGCCCGAGAAGCAGCCCGAAAGCAAGCCGTCGCGCCGAAGGTCAAGGCAACGGTCGTGAAGACGCCGACCAAGCGGAAGCTCACCTGGAACGAGCAGCGCGAGCTGGAGTCGATGGAAGAGACCATCCACGCGGCCGAGGCGCTTGTCGCCGATCTCGAGCAGCAAGCGTCCGACCCAACGCTCGCCGCCGACCACGTGAAAGCTGCCGACGTCTACCAACGTCTCGGCGACGCTCAGGCCGAGGTCGCCCGCCTGTACGACCGCTGGGAGGCCTTGGAAGCGGTGGGAGCCTGACGGGTCCCTCCGTAACCGAGTTTGGACAACTCCCCTCGACCCCGCCTAAGCTCCTCTTCCCGGCCGGATGCCCGAGTGGACTAAGGGAACGGATTGCAAATCCGTGATTCGTGGGTTCGAATCCCACTCCGGCCTTTTTTGGTTTTCTCCCCGAATCGGGCGAATTTCGCAATGTTTTTGGCAATCTTCGGCTCGGCGACCCGCCGGGTTTGGGGTTTGTTGGTTACCGATTGTGACGGGTTTTGTTACACGATTTAGCACAAATTCTGTCACATGATTTGGCAGGGTTTCGACAGGCCGGCCGGTGGTGCTGTCGGAGTTTGCGACGGCTTCGACCGGTTCATAGTCGGGAAGGGTTGCCATCGCGTCGGCGATTTCGGCGGCATTGGTGTGGGCGTAGACGTTGAGCGTGAGCTGGGCGTCGCCTTGGCGGGCGAGTGTCTGCGCGTTCTTCACCGGGCGGTGTCGTCGACGGCTTCGGCAAGCCATGCACTGCAGGCATGGTCGAGGTCGTCGCGCATCACTGCGGCGAGTCGGTTGGCCAGCGGCATGTCGAGCGCGGCGGCGGGCATCTTGTTGCCGAAGTGCTCGTCGAGCAGGGCGGCGGTGACAGGGCGTAGCAGCAACGTCGCGGCCTTGCGGTTCTTCACGGAGCCGGCGGTGACGCGCACGGTGGGGGCGTCACCTTGCAACGCGAAGTCGGCCCGCCGCAGTCGTGACGGTGTTGGTGGTGCCGCGGAGAGTTGGGCACGTTTGCGACCGCTTCGGTTACCGACTGGTTGGGTGCTTCCCATACCGCGTGGTCAGGCCAGACGCCATCGGTCCAGAACTCGACAAACCACTGCGGCCCCGGTTTGTCGCTAGTCGCCATCGTGTTCTCATTCACCGGCGACCGCGTTTGTGCCTTTTGCGGCTCGACTTCATCGACGTCATCGCTATCCAAGTCTCTCACTTCGACGGTCTTGGTTTCTCCGAGCTGGATCGCCTCAGCGATCGCCATGCAGGCTTTGACAGGTGACTCGCGGTCATCGATGACTGATCCGTCCATCCACTGAAGGTCGCTGGCTTCAACCTCTGCCACCTGCATCGCAGTTGCGGCGATCACCCCACGACTTTCCACGGTCATCGTTTCCCACTCTCATGAACCTTGGCCGAGGTATGCATCCTCGACGCTGCATTCATACAACACCGCCAAACCGTCACGAACGTCCGCGGCCTGCTCTTCGGATACTCCTTACCACAACGGGATTGGGTCGGGTTGTCCGTTGGACCCAAGGTCGTCTTCATGGAACCGAATGGCGACAAAGTAACTGACCGACGCGGCACACGGAGGCTTAGGTTCAATCGTTCGGCCCAGTGACAACATGCGAAGTGCGCTTGGGCAAGTGCTATACCGGCGTCGCCCGAAGTGGCATCATCATTATCATCGGTGTAGTCGGCCAGCTTGTTGACCTGCTCCGGCCACAGCAGTCGGTCGTCCCAATCGCCGACCAACGCCTCGAACACGCCCCAGCAACCTTCGCGACTGAGCAGGATCGCAAGTTTCTCGGCACGGTCGATTTCAGTCGGGCTGTAAATGGCTTCCGGTGGGTCGAAGTCCCTGTCGCCCACGCGGCGGCAAATCGTGGTTGCGACGACGAAGGCAGTTTCAACATTGTTCATGTCATCCTTCGCAAAACCGGCCCCGCCGAAGTACCTAAGCGGGGCAGGGTGGTTGAATGTCTGTGGCCCGCGTGTTGAGGACCGACCGGACCACCAAACCGGCAATCTCACGAGTTTCGCGAGGGCGGAGCGTCGAACGGATGGGCGCTCGACTTCACGGAATATCAGATAGTCCGAGCTCTTTCAGATAGCCGTTGTGCTGCGCGGCGGCGTCCTTGATCTGCTTGTCGATGTCCACCAACGCCGCATGCACCTCGCCCAGATCAATCTGCTCCTCCGGCTCGGCCGTGCTCACGTAGCGGGAGATGTTCAGGTTGGAGTCGTTCGCCTCGATCTCCGCCATCGACACCCGGCGGGCGTACCGCGTTACCTCCGCGGGCCGCTCGATATAGGTTTCGACGATTCGGTCGATGTGCCCGGCGTTGAGGTGGTTCTGGCGCTTGCCCTTGTCAAAGTGTTTCTCGGCGTTGATGAACAACACGTCGTCGGGCCGCTTGCACTTCTTGAGCACGAGCACGCAGACCGGAATCCCGGTCGAGTAGAAAAGATTCGCCGGCAGCCCGATGACCGTGTCAATCCGGTTGTCCGCGAGGAGTTGCTTGCGGATCTTCGCCTCGCGTCCGCCACGGAAGAGCACGCCGTGCGGGAGGATGATCGCCATCGTCCCGTCGTCGGCGAGGTAGTGCAGGCCGTGCAGTAGAAACGCGAAGTCCGCCGCCGACTTCGGGGCCAGCCCGTGGCTCTTAAACCGCGGGTCCTCGCCAAGCGACTCAGTGGGTGTCCAGCGGTAGCTGAACGGCGGGTTCGCGACGATCGCGTCGAATCGTGGCCGCTCCCCGCCGCCGATCTGCTCTTGCAGCATCGGCCAGTCGTTGGTGAGTGTGTCGCCGTGGAAGATTTCGAACTGCCGGTCCTTCACGCCGTGCAGGAGCATGTTCATGCGTGCCAGGTTGTAGGTCGTGACGTTTTTCTCCTGCCCGAAGATCTTGCCGATCGTCCCGCCGTCCTTTTTCACGCGGTGGCGGACGTTGAGCAGGAGCGATCCGGAGCCGCAGGCGAAGTCGTAGACCTGCTCCAGGTGTTGCCGCTCGCCCATCGCCGGGTTTTGGGCGTCGAGCGTGACGATCCGCGAAAGGATGTCGCTGATCCGCTGGGGCGTGTAGAACTCGCCGGCCTTCTTACCGCTGCCGGCGGCGAACTCGCCGAGCAGATACTCGTACGCATCGCCGAGGTCGTCGCGGTCGGCCGACATCGCTTCGAGCCCGTCGCCGATCTTCTTGACAATCGCACAGAGCTTCTTGTTGCGGGCGGGTCGACCCTTCCCGAGCTTCTCCGAGTAGAGGTTGATCTCGGAGAACAACCCGCCAAACGCGTTCTGGAACGACCGGTTCTCGATGTACTTGAACGTCTCGTCAAGCCGCGTGAGTAGGTCGTCGTCCTCGTTGCGGGCGAGGTGGTAGATACTGGTCCACAGGTGGCGCGGCTTGATGACGTAGTGGACCTTGCGGCGCATGTTCGCCTCGAAGCCGACGGTCGCTTCGGGTTGGTCGGCCTCGTCATCGTCGACGCCGCCGTCGTCACCGTGCTTCTGATACCACACCAACAGCGGCGTCCGCCCGCCATTGCCGACGTCGTCCGCGTCGGGCAGCTCGCCGCGCAGCTCCGCCCGCGCCGCCTCTTCGTAGTTGTCCGAGAGGTAGCGGAGAAAGAGGAACGCGAGCATGTAATCGCGGAAGTCGTCGGCGTTCATCGCCCCGCGCAGCTCGTCG harbors:
- a CDS encoding type I restriction-modification system subunit M, whose product is MSNTDQKQLGKLLWDIADELRGAMNADDFRDYMLAFLFLRYLSDNYEEAARAELRGELPDADDVGNGGRTPLLVWYQKHGDDGGVDDDEADQPEATVGFEANMRRKVHYVIKPRHLWTSIYHLARNEDDDLLTRLDETFKYIENRSFQNAFGGLFSEINLYSEKLGKGRPARNKKLCAIVKKIGDGLEAMSADRDDLGDAYEYLLGEFAAGSGKKAGEFYTPQRISDILSRIVTLDAQNPAMGERQHLEQVYDFACGSGSLLLNVRHRVKKDGGTIGKIFGQEKNVTTYNLARMNMLLHGVKDRQFEIFHGDTLTNDWPMLQEQIGGGERPRFDAIVANPPFSYRWTPTESLGEDPRFKSHGLAPKSAADFAFLLHGLHYLADDGTMAIILPHGVLFRGGREAKIRKQLLADNRIDTVIGLPANLFYSTGIPVCVLVLKKCKRPDDVLFINAEKHFDKGKRQNHLNAGHIDRIVETYIERPAEVTRYARRVSMAEIEANDSNLNISRYVSTAEPEEQIDLGEVHAALVDIDKQIKDAAAQHNGYLKELGLSDIP